A region of Sulfurimonas sp. DNA encodes the following proteins:
- the flhF gene encoding flagellar biosynthesis protein FlhF, with protein MKILTFTGSSPSEALKKAKAEIGDEGLLIETREIRKKALGRTALYEIVIGIDGNNINTTYTNRVKPLQEQKPLKQESEDVLFDISSAATQISKIASVTDPLYEHNSMRPTSTSSEPKELKEIKAEINKLGDKVKLIQNMFWDEKSPDLESQIPSEFAEIYRLASKSGMDREHLDEIMRITLEHMPLKMRENSSTVKRYFQTLLRKMIPIRREKTPEVGSKKVIMLVGPTGVGKTTSIAKLAARYSYLLEKKYKVGLVVLDTYRIGAVEQLMQYARMMKLGIETVVDPPEFSTALNSLRYCDYILIDTMGSSPYDKGKIEKIYECLDANDTEYQVDVVLVMPSSIKYEDLKLTYENFSSLNIDTIIFTKLDETTGFGNIFSLVYETKKPISYFSVGQEVPEDLVVANSDFLVDCLLNGFNRSKA; from the coding sequence ATGAAAATACTTACATTTACAGGCTCTTCTCCATCTGAAGCTTTAAAAAAAGCAAAAGCAGAGATAGGTGATGAAGGTCTACTTATTGAAACTCGTGAAATTAGAAAAAAGGCTTTAGGTAGAACCGCTCTTTATGAGATAGTAATTGGTATAGATGGAAATAATATTAACACTACATATACAAACAGAGTAAAGCCACTTCAAGAGCAGAAGCCATTAAAGCAAGAGAGTGAAGATGTTTTATTTGATATATCTAGTGCAGCAACTCAAATATCTAAAATAGCAAGCGTAACAGACCCACTTTACGAACATAACTCTATGAGACCAACTTCTACTTCAAGTGAACCTAAAGAGCTAAAAGAGATAAAAGCAGAGATAAATAAACTTGGCGATAAAGTAAAGCTTATTCAAAATATGTTTTGGGATGAAAAATCACCTGATTTAGAAAGTCAAATACCATCAGAGTTCGCGGAAATATATAGACTAGCATCAAAAAGTGGTATGGATAGAGAACATCTAGATGAAATAATGAGAATAACGTTAGAACACATGCCATTAAAAATGAGAGAAAACTCTAGCACTGTTAAAAGGTACTTTCAAACACTTCTTCGAAAAATGATACCAATAAGAAGAGAAAAAACTCCAGAAGTAGGGTCAAAGAAAGTGATAATGCTTGTTGGACCAACCGGAGTTGGTAAAACAACTTCTATTGCGAAGTTAGCAGCGAGATATTCTTACTTGTTAGAAAAAAAATACAAAGTTGGACTTGTTGTTTTAGATACTTATCGTATTGGTGCAGTTGAGCAGCTTATGCAGTATGCAAGAATGATGAAGCTAGGAATAGAAACAGTTGTTGATCCACCAGAGTTTTCTACTGCGTTAAACTCACTTAGATATTGTGACTATATCTTAATAGACACTATGGGTTCAAGTCCATATGATAAAGGTAAAATCGAAAAAATATATGAATGTTTAGATGCTAACGATACAGAGTATCAAGTTGATGTAGTTTTAGTTATGCCTAGTTCTATAAAATATGAAGACTTGAAACTTACTTATGAAAATTTTTCAAGCTTAAATATTGATACGATTATCTTTACTAAACTTGATGAAACAACAGGTTTTGGAAATATTTTTTCTCTTGTTTATGAAACTAAAAAACCAATAAGTTATTTTTCAGTTGGACAAGAAGTACCAGAAGACTTAGTAGTTGCTAATAGTGATTTTTTAGTAGATTGTCTTTTAAATGGTTTTAATAGGAGCAAAGCATGA
- a CDS encoding P-loop NTPase, whose amino-acid sequence MMGHQAEKLEKLVASNANGVHKKSKKTRFIAITSGKGGVGKSTISSNLAYVLAQSGLNVGIFDADIGLANLDVIFNVKVKKNILHVLKGEATVSDILIPITRNLILIPGDSGEEIIKYADAALFKRFMEEAQVLDKLDVMIIDTGAGIGDHIQMFLNAADDVIVVTVPDPAAITDAYATIKTVATLRNNIGLIMNQVKNAKEAEAVFDKINKVALANIGENLNLQLIGKINSDVKISSSIKRRELFCVTHPSSISFADMTKIANNIISKLERNVLVTPNESGLTGLFKRLIEHF is encoded by the coding sequence ATGATGGGACATCAAGCAGAAAAACTTGAAAAACTTGTAGCCTCTAATGCGAATGGAGTACATAAAAAATCAAAAAAAACTAGATTTATAGCTATAACAAGTGGTAAAGGTGGTGTGGGAAAAAGTACTATTAGTTCCAACCTAGCATATGTCTTAGCTCAAAGTGGTTTAAATGTTGGAATTTTTGATGCTGATATTGGTTTAGCAAACTTAGATGTCATATTCAATGTGAAGGTTAAAAAAAATATTTTACATGTTCTTAAAGGCGAAGCGACAGTATCTGATATTTTGATTCCAATAACAAGAAACCTTATCCTTATCCCTGGGGATAGCGGTGAAGAGATTATAAAGTATGCAGATGCTGCACTTTTTAAAAGGTTTATGGAAGAAGCTCAGGTTCTTGATAAACTTGATGTTATGATTATAGATACTGGTGCAGGGATAGGTGATCATATTCAGATGTTTTTAAATGCTGCTGATGATGTTATCGTAGTGACTGTACCAGATCCAGCTGCAATCACAGATGCTTACGCAACTATAAAAACTGTTGCAACACTTAGAAATAATATTGGTTTGATAATGAATCAGGTAAAGAATGCTAAAGAAGCAGAGGCCGTTTTTGATAAGATTAATAAGGTTGCTTTAGCAAATATTGGAGAAAATTTAAATCTTCAATTAATAGGAAAAATAAATAGTGATGTCAAAATATCATCATCAATAAAACGGAGAGAACTTTTTTGTGTTACACATCCTTCATCAATTTCTTTTGCTGATATGACTAAGATAGCAAATAATATTATCTCTAAATTGGAACGAAATGTGCTAGTTACACCTAATGAAAGCGGGTTGACTGGACTTTTTAAACGCTTAATTGAACATTTTTAA
- a CDS encoding RNA polymerase sigma factor FliA, producing the protein MIAAYTQDIKHKEDELAIQYLPAVKAMAFRLKERLPSSIDYMDLSAIGTEELIKLARRYDEKLNDSFWGYSKKRVYGAMLDYLRSLDILSRASRKLIKAIDYAVEEYRLTNEDEPTDLQLALILDESEEKVHDARIASTIYTVMPLHDQLQVGDEGAALALIEKEELVDVIKNILISYSEREQLIIQFYYFEELTLREISEILNITESRISQIHKSVIYKIKESVET; encoded by the coding sequence ATGATAGCTGCTTATACACAAGATATTAAACATAAAGAAGATGAACTTGCTATTCAGTATTTACCTGCTGTTAAAGCCATGGCATTTAGATTAAAAGAGCGACTTCCTAGTTCTATAGACTATATGGATTTATCGGCTATCGGCACAGAAGAACTTATAAAATTAGCAAGAAGATATGATGAAAAATTAAATGATTCTTTTTGGGGATACTCTAAAAAAAGAGTTTATGGAGCGATGCTAGACTATTTAAGAAGTTTAGATATTTTATCTCGTGCTAGTAGAAAACTGATTAAAGCAATTGACTATGCAGTTGAAGAGTATAGACTTACCAATGAAGATGAACCAACTGATTTACAGCTTGCTCTTATTTTAGATGAAAGTGAAGAAAAAGTTCATGATGCAAGAATAGCATCTACCATTTATACTGTAATGCCATTACATGACCAACTTCAAGTTGGAGATGAAGGTGCTGCTTTAGCTCTTATCGAAAAAGAAGAACTAGTAGATGTAATAAAAAATATATTGATAAGTTATAGTGAACGAGAACAATTAATAATTCAATTTTATTATTTTGAAGAGTTGACATTAAGAGAAATTAGTGAAATTTTAAATATTACAGAGTCAAGAATTTCTCAAATACATAAATCAGTTATTTATAAAATCAAAGAAAGTGTAGAAACATAA
- the fliM gene encoding flagellar motor switch protein FliM, whose amino-acid sequence MADILSQEEIDALLDVVEDEGEDVFEDREENLLPQRQVTLYDFKRPNRVSKEQLRAFRGVHDKMARSLASQISSIMRSIVEIQLHSVDQMTYGEFLMSLPNPTSFNVFSVKPLEGSGVIEINPSIAFPMLDRLLGGKGEPFDASREFSDIELSLFETILRVMMSTLKEAWGPVMEVYPNVESKESSPNVVQIVAQNEIVVMVVMEIIIGHSSGMMNICYPVISLEPILPKLASRDLMLNETSSKKSRNTELQVLLGGAKVTVEANLGNAEFTMKDVLELQIGDVVKLSNAADDIVSLSIDGKARFNGKIGLRRFRKSIQITQVIDTEKDAVKRALENFENIRHDKISGVRQIINNEEIQKKVQE is encoded by the coding sequence ATGGCAGATATACTATCACAAGAAGAAATTGACGCATTACTAGATGTTGTTGAAGATGAAGGTGAAGATGTCTTTGAAGATAGGGAAGAGAATTTACTCCCTCAAAGACAAGTAACACTTTACGACTTTAAGCGACCAAATAGAGTTTCAAAAGAACAACTTCGTGCTTTTCGTGGTGTTCATGATAAAATGGCAAGAAGTTTGGCATCTCAAATATCTTCTATTATGCGCTCTATTGTTGAGATTCAACTTCATTCAGTTGATCAAATGACTTATGGTGAGTTTTTAATGTCTTTGCCAAATCCTACGAGTTTTAATGTCTTTTCTGTAAAACCATTAGAAGGTAGTGGTGTTATTGAAATTAATCCTTCCATAGCATTTCCGATGCTTGATCGTCTTTTAGGTGGTAAAGGTGAACCTTTCGATGCTAGTAGAGAGTTTTCAGACATAGAATTAAGTCTTTTTGAAACCATTTTACGCGTTATGATGAGTACACTAAAAGAGGCTTGGGGACCAGTTATGGAAGTTTATCCTAATGTTGAGTCTAAAGAGTCAAGTCCAAATGTTGTTCAAATTGTTGCACAAAATGAAATTGTTGTTATGGTTGTAATGGAGATCATAATTGGACATAGTTCTGGTATGATGAATATATGCTATCCTGTTATTTCACTTGAACCAATATTACCAAAGTTAGCAAGTAGAGATTTGATGCTAAACGAAACAAGTTCTAAAAAAAGTAGAAATACAGAACTACAAGTGTTACTTGGTGGCGCAAAAGTTACAGTAGAAGCCAATCTTGGAAATGCAGAGTTTACTATGAAAGATGTACTTGAGTTGCAAATTGGTGATGTTGTTAAACTTTCAAATGCGGCTGATGATATAGTAAGTTTGAGTATAGATGGTAAAGCAAGATTTAATGGAAAGATAGGTCTAAGAAGGTTTAGAAAATCGATACAAATCACCCAAGTAATAGATACAGAAAAAGATGCAGTTAAAAGAGCATTAGAAAATTTCGAAAATATTAGACATGATAAAATATCTGGAGTAAGACAGATTATAAATAATGAAGAAATTCAGAAAAAAGTGCAGGAGTAA
- the fliY gene encoding flagellar motor switch protein FliY, which produces MNDFMKLFEDETIGTIEALVGQAPIMELKEEQDLSIISNIIPPIVLAKITVSGATEASAMIALTPNLAASLSDMMMGEEASDREDISDDDIDATKEIISNIFGAIGNSLSAQKSIPTLSFKIDTIELIAEDSEVTLEDYSKMFVYTFKIGELSSLLMFIIDEHINTTLNSDSQKEAPVEKILSEPEIQPSSSSAGIDLNNNEINNISLIMDVKLPVRVRIGKKKMLLKDVLNMDIGSVIELNQLANDPLEILVDNHVIAQGEVVIVDGNFGVQITSIGTKRERLTQLKN; this is translated from the coding sequence ATGAATGATTTTATGAAATTATTTGAAGATGAAACAATAGGTACTATTGAGGCACTTGTAGGACAAGCTCCCATAATGGAGTTAAAAGAAGAACAAGATCTAAGCATTATATCAAATATTATACCTCCGATTGTCCTTGCTAAGATAACAGTGAGTGGCGCAACAGAAGCAAGTGCAATGATTGCTCTTACTCCTAACTTAGCTGCTTCTCTTTCTGATATGATGATGGGTGAAGAAGCAAGTGATCGTGAAGATATTAGTGATGATGATATAGATGCTACAAAAGAAATAATATCAAATATTTTTGGTGCTATTGGAAATTCTTTATCTGCACAAAAAAGTATTCCGACACTTTCTTTTAAGATAGACACAATAGAATTAATAGCGGAAGACTCGGAGGTAACGCTTGAAGATTATTCTAAAATGTTTGTTTATACTTTTAAAATTGGTGAGTTAAGTTCTCTTCTTATGTTTATTATTGATGAGCATATAAATACTACACTTAATAGCGATTCACAAAAAGAAGCTCCAGTAGAAAAAATATTATCAGAACCTGAAATACAACCTAGCTCTTCATCTGCAGGTATAGATTTAAATAATAATGAGATTAATAATATTTCTCTTATTATGGATGTCAAGCTTCCTGTTAGAGTAAGAATAGGCAAGAAAAAAATGCTCTTAAAAGATGTATTAAATATGGATATAGGTTCAGTTATAGAGTTAAATCAATTAGCAAATGATCCTTTAGAGATATTAGTTGATAACCATGTTATTGCACAAGGTGAGGTTGTAATTGTTGATGGAAATTTTGGTGTTCAAATTACTTCAATTGGTACTAAAAGAGAAAGATTAACACAACTAAAGAATTAG
- a CDS encoding TIGR00730 family Rossman fold protein, with protein MNARKDEIVKKYIKDIKSADVWSVFKILADFVKGFDELGDLGPTVTIFGSARTKKSDKYYKKARKLSSMLGRKGFSVMTGGGPGIMEAANRGAHEHKDVESIGLNIDLPFEQVTNPYTTKELGFDYFFSRKVMLVKYSIAYVIFPGGYGTLDELFEALTLIQTRKIIGVKVFVVGVEFYKPLMEFIETTLLNDGMIDEDDFHMITLTDDLKLVTNEIEESLLGQIRILKEVGLEDTKYYKGLLEFSLNKNLKK; from the coding sequence ATGAATGCTAGAAAAGATGAAATAGTAAAAAAGTATATTAAAGATATAAAGTCTGCTGATGTTTGGAGTGTATTTAAAATATTAGCAGACTTTGTAAAAGGTTTTGATGAACTTGGAGATTTAGGTCCAACTGTCACAATATTTGGAAGTGCTAGAACTAAAAAAAGTGATAAATACTATAAAAAGGCTCGAAAATTATCATCAATGTTAGGAAGAAAAGGCTTTAGTGTAATGACAGGTGGTGGTCCTGGAATAATGGAAGCTGCAAATAGAGGTGCACATGAGCATAAAGATGTAGAGTCTATAGGCTTAAATATAGATTTACCTTTTGAGCAAGTTACAAACCCATACACGACAAAAGAGTTGGGATTTGATTATTTCTTTTCAAGAAAAGTTATGTTAGTTAAGTATTCTATTGCTTATGTTATTTTTCCAGGTGGATATGGAACTTTAGATGAACTGTTTGAAGCTTTAACTCTTATTCAAACAAGAAAAATTATAGGTGTTAAGGTTTTTGTTGTTGGTGTTGAGTTTTATAAACCTTTAATGGAGTTTATAGAAACTACATTATTAAATGATGGCATGATTGATGAAGATGATTTTCATATGATTACATTAACAGATGATTTAAAACTAGTCACAAATGAGATTGAGGAATCACTTTTAGGACAAATTAGAATACTAAAAGAAGTTGGTTTGGAAGATACAAAATATTATAAAGGACTTTTAGAGTTCTCATTAAATAAAAATTTAAAAAAGTAG
- the mnmA gene encoding tRNA 2-thiouridine(34) synthase MnmA, which translates to MDVKKKVLIGMSGGVDSTVSALLLKEDGYECEGIYMKLHSKPGYHEIHQVRAQKAADFVGIKLHVLDLQNTFNEKVFQPFIDTYAEGKTPNPCALCNRNLKFGEMVKFANSVGADFVATGHYIKTDGKYFYEADDDTKDQSYFLFYVQSNILPKLIFPLGNKKKVDIKKIAASIEGLESYASQDESSEICFVETTYTDLLKDYVNVDNVGQVLNKDGDIVGEHKGYMHYTIGKRKGFTVKGAHEPHYVLSIDASNNTITVGKKDELSCFDVKLEHLNMFNDSKDFDTTVKLRYRTKAVACHVKILENDTAVVTLKESVFGVATGQAAVFYDDDKLVGGGWISEV; encoded by the coding sequence ATGGATGTTAAGAAAAAAGTTTTAATAGGAATGAGTGGTGGAGTTGATTCTACTGTTTCGGCATTACTATTAAAAGAGGATGGTTATGAGTGTGAAGGCATTTATATGAAACTTCATTCAAAACCAGGTTATCATGAGATTCATCAAGTAAGGGCACAAAAAGCAGCTGATTTTGTTGGAATAAAGTTGCATGTTTTAGATTTACAAAATACATTTAATGAAAAAGTTTTTCAACCTTTTATTGACACTTATGCTGAAGGTAAAACTCCAAATCCATGTGCCTTATGCAATAGAAACCTAAAATTTGGGGAGATGGTAAAATTTGCAAACTCAGTAGGTGCAGATTTTGTTGCAACAGGACATTATATAAAAACAGATGGTAAATATTTTTATGAAGCAGATGATGATACTAAAGATCAAAGTTATTTTCTTTTTTATGTTCAAAGTAATATTTTACCAAAGCTTATCTTCCCACTTGGAAACAAAAAGAAAGTAGATATTAAAAAAATTGCAGCTTCAATTGAAGGTTTAGAATCTTATGCAAGTCAAGATGAATCAAGTGAAATATGCTTTGTTGAAACAACTTATACAGATTTATTAAAAGATTATGTAAATGTTGATAATGTTGGGCAAGTACTAAACAAAGATGGAGATATCGTTGGTGAACATAAAGGTTATATGCACTATACAATAGGTAAAAGAAAAGGTTTTACAGTTAAAGGTGCGCATGAACCTCATTATGTTCTGAGCATAGATGCTAGTAACAATACTATAACTGTAGGTAAAAAAGATGAATTATCATGCTTCGATGTTAAATTAGAACATCTTAATATGTTTAATGATTCAAAAGATTTTGATACAACTGTAAAATTAAGATATAGAACAAAAGCCGTAGCATGTCATGTGAAAATTTTAGAAAATGATACAGCAGTCGTGACACTTAAAGAGAGCGTGTTTGGTGTTGCAACAGGGCAGGCAGCAGTTTTTTATGATGATGACAAACTGGTAGGTGGCGGTTGGATTAGCGAAGTTTAA